The proteins below are encoded in one region of Chloroflexota bacterium:
- a CDS encoding SOS response-associated peptidase, with protein sequence MCGRYSLVAGADQLALRFDFDAGGLDLAPDYNVAPTQSVLTVRAADGPGDGRRHREAVLMRWGLIPSWARDKSVGHRMINARAEAVAERPSYRTALQRRRCLVIADGFYEWQREGKARRPMRITLRSGEPFAFAGLWETWRDPEGERIQSCTIITTTPNSLVSAIHGRMPVILPPDLEDLWLDPDVKDSAILSDILAPYPAEYMRAYEVSALVNSPKNNVPDVIRRVD encoded by the coding sequence ATGTGCGGACGCTACAGCCTCGTTGCGGGGGCGGACCAGCTTGCCCTGCGCTTTGACTTCGACGCGGGCGGCCTCGACCTCGCGCCGGACTACAACGTCGCGCCCACCCAGTCCGTGCTCACCGTCCGCGCCGCCGATGGCCCCGGCGACGGTCGCCGCCACCGCGAGGCCGTCCTCATGCGTTGGGGACTCATCCCCTCATGGGCCAGGGACAAGTCCGTCGGCCACCGCATGATCAACGCCCGCGCTGAGGCCGTCGCCGAACGCCCAAGCTACCGCACCGCCCTGCAGCGCCGCCGCTGCCTCGTCATCGCCGACGGCTTCTACGAGTGGCAGCGCGAGGGCAAGGCGCGACGCCCCATGCGCATCACGCTGCGCTCCGGCGAGCCCTTCGCCTTCGCCGGCCTTTGGGAGACCTGGCGGGACCCCGAGGGTGAGCGCATCCAGTCCTGCACCATCATCACCACCACGCCCAACAGCCTCGTCAGCGCCATCCACGGCCGCATGCCCGTCATCCTTCCGCCTGACCTGGAGGACCTCTGGCTTGACCCCGACGTGAAGGACTCCGCCATCCTCTCGGACATCCTCGCCCCCTACCCGGCGGAGTACATGCGGGCCTATGAGGTCTCGGCCCTCGTGAACTCGCCAAAGAACAACGTCCCGGACGTCATCCGGCGCGTGGACTGA
- a CDS encoding histidine phosphatase family protein, producing MGTWRLVRHGETVWNFEGRIQGHRHIPLTERGRTQARQMAERLDGQVAGPIYSSDLGHALSTAQELAAAFAADVRPDALLREFSYGEWEGLTMEQAKANNPEVYAIRITDRNTDFAAPGGETTIELLERVRRFTDAVRKRHPADDVTIVAHGGSIRAVAVCLLALDREHFWRLRLSHGSLSVVTVQPEACVLDLWNDTSHLVDTQSRTIP from the coding sequence TTGGGCACATGGAGGCTGGTGCGGCACGGTGAGACGGTATGGAACTTCGAGGGCCGCATACAGGGGCACCGGCACATCCCGCTGACGGAGCGCGGCAGGACGCAGGCGCGGCAGATGGCCGAGCGGCTCGACGGGCAGGTTGCCGGGCCGATCTACAGCAGCGATCTGGGCCACGCCCTCTCGACGGCGCAGGAGCTTGCCGCGGCGTTCGCCGCCGACGTGCGCCCCGATGCCCTCTTGCGCGAGTTCTCCTACGGCGAATGGGAGGGCCTGACGATGGAGCAGGCCAAGGCCAACAACCCGGAGGTGTACGCAATCCGCATCACCGACCGTAACACCGACTTTGCGGCGCCCGGCGGCGAGACCACCATCGAACTGCTGGAGCGCGTCCGGCGATTCACCGACGCCGTCCGCAAGCGCCATCCGGCGGACGACGTCACCATCGTGGCGCACGGCGGGTCCATCCGGGCCGTCGCCGTGTGCCTCCTTGCACTGGACAGGGAGCACTTCTGGCGGCTGCGGCTCTCGCATGGCAGCCTCTCGGTGGTGACCGTGCAGCCGGAGGCTTGCGTGCTCGATCTCTGGAATGACACCAGCCACCTCGTTGACACCCAGTCGAGGACCATCCCGTGA
- the cobT gene encoding nicotinate-nucleotide--dimethylbenzimidazole phosphoribosyltransferase, translated as MDLRDVLEGIRPVDVTAIRAAEARQAALTKPPGSLGRLEELSVQLAGIQGTDRPVIRGKAIIVAAADHGVVAQGVTAYPQEVTAQMALNFLAGGAAISVLARRTGVDLVIVDAGVATPLPEHPDLRMLGIGRGTADITAGPAMSRSQAEACITAGVELALEAAERGADAIGTGDMGIGNTTASSAIVAALTGRPPGETTGRGAGRTDSELAAKATVVERALAVNKPDAGDPIDVLAKVGGFEIGVLTGVVLGGAYVRCAVVIDGFISGAAALIAHRLCPQVRDYLVAGHLSAEAGHRVVLKALGLRPLLELDMRLGEGTGAALAMGLLEAAAATLSDMATFAEAGVSDRLADETRGAP; from the coding sequence ATGGACCTGCGCGATGTCCTCGAAGGCATCAGACCCGTTGACGTCACGGCCATACGCGCCGCAGAAGCGCGGCAGGCGGCGCTGACGAAGCCGCCGGGCAGCCTGGGCCGGTTGGAGGAGCTGTCCGTGCAGCTTGCGGGCATCCAGGGCACAGACCGTCCCGTCATCCGGGGTAAGGCCATCATCGTGGCGGCCGCCGACCACGGCGTGGTGGCGCAGGGTGTGACGGCTTACCCGCAAGAGGTCACGGCGCAGATGGCGCTGAACTTCCTCGCCGGTGGGGCCGCCATCAGCGTGCTCGCGCGCAGGACCGGTGTAGACCTGGTCATCGTCGATGCCGGCGTGGCGACGCCATTGCCCGAGCACCCTGACCTGCGTATGCTCGGCATCGGCCGCGGCACGGCGGACATCACTGCGGGCCCGGCGATGTCGCGGTCGCAGGCCGAGGCGTGTATCACGGCGGGTGTGGAGCTGGCGTTGGAGGCGGCTGAGCGCGGGGCCGACGCCATCGGCACGGGCGACATGGGCATCGGCAACACCACGGCGTCGAGCGCCATCGTCGCGGCGCTGACGGGACGGCCGCCGGGTGAGACGACGGGCCGCGGCGCCGGCCGCACTGACTCTGAGCTCGCCGCAAAGGCGACAGTCGTCGAGCGCGCTTTGGCGGTCAACAAGCCGGACGCCGGTGACCCGATTGACGTGCTGGCCAAGGTGGGCGGCTTCGAGATCGGTGTGCTGACCGGCGTGGTGCTGGGCGGGGCGTACGTCCGGTGCGCCGTAGTCATCGACGGCTTCATCTCCGGCGCGGCCGCGCTCATTGCGCACCGGCTTTGCCCGCAAGTGCGCGACTACCTGGTGGCGGGGCACCTCTCGGCTGAAGCGGGTCACCGCGTCGTGCTGAAGGCGCTGGGACTGCGGCCGCTGCTGGAGCTCGACATGCGGCTCGGCGAGGGCACCGGCGCCGCGCTTGCGATGGGCCTCCTGGAGGCCGCGGCGGCGACGCTGTCCGATATGGCCACCTTCGCGGAGGCGGGCGTGTCAGACAGGCTGGCGGACGAGACGAGAGGCGCGCCATGA
- a CDS encoding adenosylcobinamide-GDP ribazoletransferase, producing MRSLLQAFGFLTILPVGGGRERAMGPSRAFFPLVGLALGGALAGLDWLMDTAVPPLVVDALLVAVLLALTRAIHTEGFLDACDGLFGGHSREDRLRILRDTHVGAFAVAGGVALLLLKWSLLVSVPLDVRWEMLVLFPCLSRLGMLGTMAAFPYARAEGLGTAFLEGKGWWQVVVGLVIALFAAWALLGGGGLVVAGAVVAVSLALGWWMSRMLGGMTGDTYGAVNELAEAAALLLGILAVYYWPTLFFAPFWD from the coding sequence ATGAGAAGCCTGCTACAGGCATTCGGCTTTCTGACCATTCTGCCTGTCGGCGGCGGGCGGGAGCGGGCGATGGGGCCATCGAGAGCGTTCTTCCCGCTGGTGGGGCTGGCCCTTGGCGGAGCGCTGGCCGGCCTCGACTGGCTGATGGACACAGCGGTGCCGCCGCTGGTCGTCGACGCGCTCCTGGTCGCCGTGCTGCTCGCGCTCACGCGGGCCATTCACACCGAGGGGTTTCTGGACGCCTGCGACGGCCTCTTCGGCGGACACTCGCGTGAGGACCGGCTGCGCATCTTGCGCGACACCCACGTGGGCGCCTTCGCCGTTGCTGGGGGCGTCGCGCTGCTGCTGCTCAAGTGGTCGCTGCTGGTGAGCGTGCCGTTGGACGTGCGATGGGAGATGCTCGTGCTGTTCCCGTGCCTCTCGCGGCTGGGGATGCTGGGGACGATGGCCGCCTTCCCCTATGCCCGCGCCGAGGGGTTGGGCACCGCCTTCCTCGAAGGCAAGGGGTGGTGGCAGGTCGTTGTCGGGCTTGTCATTGCGCTCTTCGCGGCGTGGGCGCTGCTCGGAGGCGGCGGGCTCGTGGTGGCGGGGGCGGTGGTCGCCGTATCGCTGGCGCTGGGCTGGTGGATGTCGAGGATGTTGGGCGGCATGACAGGCGACACATACGGCGCGGTGAACGAGCTGGCTGAGGCCGCCGCGCTGCTGCTGGGCATCCTGGCCGTGTACTACTGGCCGACGCTGTTCTTCGCGCCATTCTGGGACTAG
- the cobU gene encoding bifunctional adenosylcobinamide kinase/adenosylcobinamide-phosphate guanylyltransferase, protein MSRLTLVLGGVRAGKSAFAQRLASSGRRVLFVATAEAGDAEMAARIAAHQADRPPEWTTLEAPVDVLGALSPVVDDYDTVLLDCLTLWVSNLLLRTPDPAASEVITAAAEELLALHRRSEAAWIVVSNEVGLGVIPPTELGRAYEDALGRVNQLFAAQADAVYFMAAGLPVQLKGEPGPPPATA, encoded by the coding sequence GTGAGCCGGCTGACGCTGGTCCTCGGCGGCGTGCGAGCGGGCAAGAGCGCCTTCGCGCAGCGGCTCGCGTCCAGCGGACGTCGCGTTCTCTTCGTCGCGACGGCGGAGGCCGGGGACGCCGAGATGGCCGCCCGCATAGCCGCACACCAGGCGGACCGCCCGCCGGAGTGGACGACGCTGGAGGCGCCGGTGGACGTCCTTGGCGCGCTGTCGCCGGTGGTGGACGACTACGACACCGTGCTGCTGGACTGCCTGACGCTGTGGGTCAGCAACCTGTTGCTCCGGACGCCGGACCCGGCAGCCAGCGAGGTAATCACCGCGGCGGCCGAGGAGCTGCTGGCGTTGCATCGTCGCAGCGAGGCGGCGTGGATCGTCGTCAGCAACGAGGTGGGTCTCGGCGTCATTCCGCCGACGGAACTGGGGCGCGCCTACGAGGACGCGCTCGGGCGCGTGAACCAGCTCTTTGCGGCGCAGGCCGACGCCGTGTACTTCATGGCCGCCGGGCTGCCGGTGCAGCTCAAGGGCGAGCCGGGGCCGCCGCCGGCGACGGCTTGA
- a CDS encoding TfoX/Sxy family protein has protein sequence MPYNQDLANRVLGMLWPEPTLEQKRMFGGMAFMLQGNLACCVLNDDLIVRVPRDEYAATLEIDHVCEMDYSGRPMRGWVLVGPEAIEADANLAEWVRYGATTALALPPK, from the coding sequence ATGCCCTACAACCAGGACCTCGCCAACCGCGTCCTTGGCATGCTCTGGCCCGAGCCCACGCTCGAGCAGAAGCGCATGTTTGGCGGGATGGCGTTCATGCTGCAGGGCAACCTGGCCTGCTGCGTCCTCAACGACGACCTCATCGTGCGCGTACCCAGGGACGAGTACGCCGCCACGCTGGAGATTGACCACGTCTGCGAGATGGACTACTCCGGCCGCCCCATGCGCGGCTGGGTCCTCGTAGGCCCGGAAGCCATCGAAGCCGATGCCAACCTCGCAGAGTGGGTGCGCTACGGCGCGACGACGGCCCTGGCGCTGCCGCCCAAGTAG